The following are from one region of the Mustela lutreola isolate mMusLut2 chromosome 7, mMusLut2.pri, whole genome shotgun sequence genome:
- the TEDC1 gene encoding tubulin epsilon and delta complex protein 1, with translation MGRRRRRGGREHAVGALPEAIAALSQTLPAGPSPEIFRRAKFDRPEAAPALWQLLFRALSPPAAAGARASPALGAQVRLVKSALCSQGYPRRVLAQLPEDGSQGSRELLLALAWLLARGPLLEHLLARTRVWLGDEIPLCQYKALASPGPPAPCQEADGPVDIRHLQWLMGKLRFRWRDLITSQQELCALLGKIHSYTRGCHSDRGLDHLSVAEIELLRDPEGGRQLLQRLESENTRLEAALEWRRRELVFWQWMDTVLGSCPLEASPATFLPRDPASGPGELELVARELQSLHGELQGAAEPRRAAWEAKAGGCGPEWSAAQQATQEAVGQDLAALQRAWEQGGAPAQPHRPCRLVKRDARAVEGPGLRAAELTGALRIRESRLEAALGRLQTRCRQELARLAGAEPGLIWILPPGR, from the exons ATGGGGCGGCGACGGCGCCGTGGGGGCCGGGAGCACGCGGTCGGGGCCCTGCCCGAGGCCATCGCCGCTCTGAGTCAGACGCTGCCCGCCGGGCCCAGCCCCGAGATCTTCCGCCGCGCCAAGTTCGACCGTCCGGAGGCG GCCCCGGCGCTCTGGCAGCTGCTCTTCCGCGCGCTCTCGCCGCCGGCGGCCGCCGGCGCCCGGGCTTCCCCTGCCCTCG GGGCCCAAGTCCGCCTGGTGAAGTCGGCGCTGTGCTCCCAGGGCTACCCCAGGCGGGTGCTGGCCCAGCTCCCCGAGGACGGCTCCCAGGGCAGCCGTGAGCTTCTGCTGGCGCTGGCCTGGCTGCTGGCCCGTGGGCCCCTGCTGGAACACCTGCTGGCCCGGACTCGCGTGTGGCTGGGTGATGAGATACCCCTGTGCCAG TATAAAGCCCTGGCCAGTCCTGGCCCACCTGCACCCTGCCAAGAAGCAGATGGCCCTGTGGACATACGCCACTTGCAGTGGCTGATGGGAAAGCTGCGCTTCCGGTGGCGAGACCTGATCACCAGTCAGCAAGAGCTGTGTGCCCTTCTGGGCAAG ATCCACTCCTATACTCGCGGCTGCCACAGTGACCGCGGCCTTGACCACCTGTCTGTTGCTGAGATCGAGCTGCTCAGGGACCCAGAGGGTGGCCGGCAG CTGCTTCAGAGGCTGGAGAGTGAGAACACACGCCTGGAGGCCGCCCTGGAGTGGCGGCGTCGGGAGCTGGTCTTCTGGCAGTGGATG GATACGGTCCTGGGCAGCTGCCCCCTGGAAGCCTCACCGGCCACGTTTCTGCCCAGGGACCCCGCGTCGGGACCTGGCGAGTTGGAGCTGGTGGCCCGGGAGCTACAGAGCCTGCATGGGGAGTTGCAGGGGGCTGCGGAGCCCCGGCGGGCGGCCTGGGAGGCCAAG GCTGGAGGCTGCGGGCCAGAGTGGAGCGCTGCGCAGCAGGCCACACAGGAGGCTGTGGGACAGGACCTGGCCGCTCTGCAGCGGGCCTGGGAGCAAGGTGGGGCCCCGGCGCAGCCCCACAGGCCCTGCAGGCTGGTGAAGAGGGATGCCAGAGCCGTGGAGGGCCCAGGCCTGCGGGCTGCCGAGCTGACTGGGGCGCTGAGGATCCGGGAAAGCCGCCTGGAGGCTGCACTGGGCCGGCTGCAGACACGGTGTCGGCAGGAGCTGGCCAGGCTGGCGGGAGCTGAGCCCGGCCTCATCTGGATCCTGCCGCCTGGTCGCTGA